Below is a genomic region from Ancylomarina subtilis.
ATTTGTTTGGTACCGCTTATCATGGAGAAAATCTATAAAAAACGCATTTTACCCGCTTTGGAAAGTCGACGTGTGAAGCTTATGATGAAGATTCCTCTTTTAGAAAAGAAAGTGTATAAAAAAATTAGAAATTCATTAATCGAGACATTCGGAGGTGAATTTATTGAGGTTATTATTGGTGGAGCTGCTTTAGGAAAAGAGGTAGAAGATTTTCTAAAAAAAATAGAATTCCCTTTTACGGTTGGTTATGGTATGACCGAATGTGGTCCACTTATAAGCTATAGTCCAAGTGCACATTTTCAAGCCCATTCCTGTGGACAGGTCGTCGATAGAATGCAAGTGCGAATTGACTCACCAGATCCATACAATATTGTTGGCGAAATTCAAGTGAAAGGCGATAATGTCATGTCCGGTTATTATAAAAACAAGGATGCAACATCAGAAGCTTTTACTAAAGATACCTGGTTAAGAACAGGCGACTTGGGTGTCATTGATGAGAATAATGTCATCTACATTAAAGGTCGGTCTAAAAATATGCTTCTTGGCCCATCGGGGCAAAATATCTACCCCGAAGAAATTGAATCTCGTCTGAATAATTTACCCTTTATTCAGGAATCCATTGTTACTGATGATAAAGATCACAAACTGATTGCTCTGGTTTATCCCGATTATGAAGTGTGCGATGCAGAAGGCTTAACCAGGGAAGAAATAGAACAAGCTTTTGAAACTGATCGAAAAATTCTGAATAAGGATTTACCAGCCTTTATGAATGTCTCTCGTATTATTTTATTTCCTCAGGAGTTCGAAAAAACTCCAAAACGAAATATAAAACGCTTCCTTTATACCGAAATGTATCACTAGAATTTCGTTGAAAAACACAGAAAGCAACTACAACAGTAGTTGCTTTTTTTATGCCCAATAGTCGTGATATTTCTCCTTATTAAAGGAAGATAAAATTGGATAATAAAACCCTAAAAAGAGATTCCAATAATGAAAAAGATTAAAAAAAATGTCACCTAAAATGCAACCTTTTTATTTAAAACAAGTATAAGTCACCATAAACCTTATTAGAATTATACCCCAATATATGGTTAGTATTAAAGTTTATAGAGAACACTAAGTACAGTTTTTATTTTTCATGCAATAGATTACATATAATTCTAATAAGCAGATATTTACAACAGTTTTTAAAGAAATCAACAGTTTTGTTCACATATCGTTAACAGACTGTTGATTTTTTCTTATTAAATATTCGAAATAAATCTTTGGATATCTAATAGGACAATTTGTATGAGAAAAATTTTCCTTCCAAACAATTTTACTTTTAAGTACTGAAAATGCAACTTCCAACAGTTTATCAACAATCTGTTAATAGGAAAAACAAACTTAATTTTCAAAAACTAACTTTATCAACAGATTGTTAATATCACCCATAAAAGTCTATTATTCAAAAGCCCTAAATTAACAACCTATGTTAATAGCCTGTTATTAGACTTCCAACACTCAAAAATCCTATAAAATCTGTTTTCAATTACCAACATTATTAACAGGATATTATAATCATTATATTTTTTAGAAAAATTAAAAGAAAAGATAATAATATAATAAGTGTTGATAAGAGGAAAAGAATGGTGGATAAATGGAAAATCACAAAATGGGCTAAGATTATATTTTTTGTGAAAATTGAATAAAAAAAGAGTCTTGAAAATTCGAGTATATTTGCCCACAAACTAAATTGAAAGTTGGAAAAGAATAATTTATATTGGTGAATTTATTATCTTGCATGAATCTATTCTAAACTGAACAAAAGAATGAGCTGGGAAAATAGAAACTTTAAATTACTATTGGTTGAAGACAACAAATTGAATCAAATTGTTGTGAAGTTTAGTTTAAAGCGATTTGGATATGATATTGTGACGGCCAATAATGGAATTGAAGCTATAGAAGAATTCAAGAATAACGAATTTGATTTTATTCTGATGGATGTCATGATGCCTGAGATGGATGGTTTAGAAGCCACAAAACATATTCGTCAGTTAGAAAATGGACACGAAATTCCAATTATAGCTCTTACAGCTGACGTGATTACTGCAACTGCTAACAAATGCCGCGATAGTGGTATGACAGCTCATATGTCAAAGCCTTTTGAAGTTGAGAAACTTTTTGAGATTCTGGAAAGTTTAAATCTTTGAAAATCGAATTGACTTGTATTTTTTATCTCATTTGTCGTTTTTATTAGATGAATGAGACTATTTTTGTGCTTTACAATGGAGATATTGTGAAGCAAGAAAAACAGTTTTAAGACAGCAAAAATGGATAATGACTTCGATTTTAGAAATCAGGAGGTAAAGGATAAAGAGGTCGATATCGATCAGAAATTAAGACCTTTACGTTTTGAAGATTTTAGTGGACAAAAAAAGATCGTTGAGAATCTTGACATTTTTGTGAAAGCTGCAAAGATGCGAGAAGAAGCTCTGGATCATGTTTTGCTTCATGGACCTCCGGGACTTGGAAAAACAACTTTATCCAATATTCTAGCCAACGAATTGGGTGTAGGTATTAAAATTACATCTGGTCCCGTACTTGATAAACCTGGTGACCTCGCAGGACTTTTAACCAATCTTGATGAGAACGATGTTCTTTTCATCGACGAGATACACCGTTTAAGCCCCATAGTTGAAGAATATTTGTATTCTGCCATGGAGGACTTCAGAATAGATATTGTGATCGATAAGGGGCCTGCAGCGCGTTCGATTCAATTGGAGTTAAATCCGTTTACACTGATTGGTGCGACCACACGTTCTGGTTTGTTAACTTCACCTCTTCGTGCTCGTTTTGGGATCAACTCTCACTTAGAGTATTACGATCTGTCTATCCTGACTCAAATTGTTAAAAGATCGGCTAAAATACTCGATATTGAAATTACTCATGAAGCCGCTGGTGAAATTGCATCCCGATCAAGAGGAACACCTCGAATTGTGAATGCACTTCTTCGTCGGGTAAGAGATTTTGCCCAGGTTAAAGGTAATGGATCTATTGACCTTGAGATTACAAAATATTCACTTGAAGCCTTGAATATCGATAAACACGGTTTAGATGAAATGGATAATCGAATTCTGACAACCATTATCGATAAATTTAAAGGAGGCCCTGTTGGGATTTCGACGATTG
It encodes:
- a CDS encoding AMP-binding protein codes for the protein MIQNKLIHSIQDSIQNNWDSPAFTNYQKDSLSFKEVAQHIQWLHILYKELGIKKGDKIALIGRNLNNWAVTYLATITYGATIVPILPDFNSSDIHHIINHSEASLLFTTENIFNKIDDSKIKKIKGILSLNDFSLLCTSCNKLKKVLKIANEKSEKTPLNKLELNYANPKEDDIAVLSYTSGTSGFSKGVMLSYKCLHSNVKIGFDHIDLRPQDKVVSFLPLAHVFGCMFEFLTEFCCGCHVIFLSRVPTPQLITKAFQEVKPRLICLVPLIMEKIYKKRILPALESRRVKLMMKIPLLEKKVYKKIRNSLIETFGGEFIEVIIGGAALGKEVEDFLKKIEFPFTVGYGMTECGPLISYSPSAHFQAHSCGQVVDRMQVRIDSPDPYNIVGEIQVKGDNVMSGYYKNKDATSEAFTKDTWLRTGDLGVIDENNVIYIKGRSKNMLLGPSGQNIYPEEIESRLNNLPFIQESIVTDDKDHKLIALVYPDYEVCDAEGLTREEIEQAFETDRKILNKDLPAFMNVSRIILFPQEFEKTPKRNIKRFLYTEMYH
- a CDS encoding response regulator, with product MSWENRNFKLLLVEDNKLNQIVVKFSLKRFGYDIVTANNGIEAIEEFKNNEFDFILMDVMMPEMDGLEATKHIRQLENGHEIPIIALTADVITATANKCRDSGMTAHMSKPFEVEKLFEILESLNL
- the ruvB gene encoding Holliday junction branch migration DNA helicase RuvB gives rise to the protein MDNDFDFRNQEVKDKEVDIDQKLRPLRFEDFSGQKKIVENLDIFVKAAKMREEALDHVLLHGPPGLGKTTLSNILANELGVGIKITSGPVLDKPGDLAGLLTNLDENDVLFIDEIHRLSPIVEEYLYSAMEDFRIDIVIDKGPAARSIQLELNPFTLIGATTRSGLLTSPLRARFGINSHLEYYDLSILTQIVKRSAKILDIEITHEAAGEIASRSRGTPRIVNALLRRVRDFAQVKGNGSIDLEITKYSLEALNIDKHGLDEMDNRILTTIIDKFKGGPVGISTIATAVSEDSGTIEEVYEPFLIKEGFIKRTPRGREVTALAYSHLGKSRFDDSNTLF